In Peromyscus eremicus chromosome X, PerEre_H2_v1, whole genome shotgun sequence, the sequence ATGTAGCTCATGCCCCTTTTCTACACCTCTGTCCCATCCAGAATTCCATCCGTCACAACCTGTCCTTGCACAGCAAGTTCATCAAGGTTCACAATGAGGCCACCGGCAAGAGCTCTTGGTGGATGCTGAACCCCGAGGGCGGCAAGGGTGGCAAGGCACCCCGCCGCAGGGCTGCCTCCATGGATAGCAGCAGCAAGCTGCTCCGGGGCCGCAGCAAAGGCCCCAAGAAGAAACCATCTGTCCTGCCAGCTCCACCTGAAGGCGCCACTCCAAGGAGCCCTCTAGGCCACTTTGCCAAGTGGTCGAGCAACCCTTGTTCTCGAAATCGGGAAGAAGCTGATGTGTGGACCACTTTCCGTCCACGAAGCAGTTCAAATGCTAGCACTGTCAGCACCCGGCTGTCCCCAATAAGGCCGGAGTCTGAGGTGCTAGCAGAAGAGGAAATGGCAGCCTCAGCCAGCAGCTACTCAGGGGGTGTCCCTCCCACCCTCAGTGAAGATCTGGAGCTGCTGGATGGGCTCAATCTTGCATCTCCCCATTCCCTGCTGTCTAGGAGCAGTCTCTCTGGCTTCTCTTTACAACatccagggcttgctggcccCTTACAGAGCTATGGTGCCTCCCTCTTTGGTCCACTAGATGGGCCTCTATCAGCAGCAGAAGGGTGCTTTTCAAGCTCCCAGTCTCTAGAGGCCTTGCTCACCTCTGAtacaccaccacctcctgctGATGTTCTCATGACCCAGGTAGATCCTATTCTGTCTCAGGCTCCCACACTTCTGTTACTGGGAGGAATGCCTTCCTCTAGCAAGCTGGCTACTGGAGCTAGCCTATGTCCTAAGCCGCTAGAGGGTCCAGGTCCCAGCAACCTGGTTCCCACCCTTTCTGTGATGGCACCCCCTCCAATGATGGCAGGTGCTCCCATCCCGAAGGTTCTGGGAACCCCTGTGCTCCCATCTCCTACTGAAGCTACCAGCCATGACAGAATGCCTCAGGATCTCGATCTTGATATGTACATGGAGAACCTGGAGTGCGACATGGATAACATCATCAGTGACCTCATGGATGGTGGCGAGGGACTGGACTTCAACTTTGAGCCAGGTATAGCATCCCCTGATCACTACAGCATCTCTGTTCTTGAGTGCTCAGCTAGCTAATTCTATGATCTGAGCCACAGAGAGCCGTACAGCTGATAACAGGAGCTCctggggagttggagggaggatgTCGTATTAGAATAGCATCACTTCTAAGGGGGACTTCTCGGCTCCTCATCACAGAAGGGGGAGCTGTGTGGAGGGGAGGGAGTGCCTCTGCTTGCAATGAGTCTGGATAGTGCTCCAAATGAATCTTTTATCttgttctccatttctttttcctcaCAGATCCCTGAGTCACAGCCAGAAGCTTTGTCCCCTGCTTCAGATTCAGAGGTGGAGCCAGGCCTGTCCTTATCTACTTCTTCCCCTTGAGCCTTCCTCAGGAGTTTGGGACCCTGCTTTCGAGCTAGGGTTAGGTGGTCCCACACATGACATGGGGAAATCATAAAGATAAAGCTATGCCATGTGGGGATTATGGAGGAGGGtgatgagaggaaggagggaagagggcttATTCTCACTGTGCCAATTAGGGGTTAATTATGGCCCTTTCTCAGGAGCCATCATTGatttccccattcccacctcctagGCCTTGGAGCAGGGGC encodes:
- the Foxo4 gene encoding forkhead box protein O4, which translates into the protein MDPENKKSATEAAAIIDLDPDFEPQSRPRSCTWPLPRPELATEPPEPSEVEPDLGQKVHPEGHSEPILLPSRLPEPAGGPQPGILGAVTGPRKGGSRRNAWGNQSYAELISQAIESAPEKRLTLAQIYEWMVRTVPYFKDKGDSNSSAGWKNSIRHNLSLHSKFIKVHNEATGKSSWWMLNPEGGKGGKAPRRRAASMDSSSKLLRGRSKGPKKKPSVLPAPPEGATPRSPLGHFAKWSSNPCSRNREEADVWTTFRPRSSSNASTVSTRLSPIRPESEVLAEEEMAASASSYSGGVPPTLSEDLELLDGLNLASPHSLLSRSSLSGFSLQHPGLAGPLQSYGASLFGPLDGPLSAAEGCFSSSQSLEALLTSDTPPPPADVLMTQVDPILSQAPTLLLLGGMPSSSKLATGASLCPKPLEGPGPSNLVPTLSVMAPPPMMAGAPIPKVLGTPVLPSPTEATSHDRMPQDLDLDMYMENLECDMDNIISDLMDGGEGLDFNFEPDP